In the genome of Parus major isolate Abel chromosome 2, Parus_major1.1, whole genome shotgun sequence, one region contains:
- the LOC107200626 gene encoding meiosis-specific coiled-coil domain-containing protein MEIOC-like — MDTQFFSPLLGAVPSPPTPPEPSRLCNDWPGCAEDFASQTAFQECPKKRAPINLNYSGNGPDMFGLVSSILEEPNKPEPATDWNSLSRLFPPLWAPDLGSNGEFPGLPAQHCVQNKDFPSLLGTSCHQEPLQEPPDVEMLHRGLGDLQLLESWLSPHAHPSTAPTNAYPENSSWQNSTTAPQEGFSFPSGSWNQHLCTYDHGRLNGGYEKCGSSFSPFSPQNRMKESPSVQKELWKSERARGKALKNYAQGQIKYSPDLSNQPGDNSWDKVSQDSQLFSKRCENFTAAHKLQSPVHPSLHFFNQPTKENNFSGGTGRKPQESHVQNGHRGFTLGDAFNNNNNECKVNMGPKETSHVAGYDLPVKNAVQNGSYSSYQGCAWLDGKNLAAASEIPCGKQMATSPQSSSGVSTMSGGSPTHQPSYYPQLLPALPPRKDGRLQTSNEVPSHLGVPYFVSEIQKQVRSVGRSQEDAGMSKEGRRRKFPVRFSPDWFVQQKAAGGDPAEKYHRFPKRQSQESGNKDDRRGRTNWIPHLGSAAPNRQPFDAFPKKHEQNGGSLSDFINPSLLPSFPFMSDFKQNPSFPPFNHQLLSSGNNFNFPPPPFPFSDLVDLFHCDDFNPLSPFISDIFSGEIPAPCFAFPTPFNKYRAPRSRSGPANELHIRLEECYEQWRALEKERKKTEADLARHFPGQHISSSSTCPMSRLPANPSRVDRLIVDQSRERARVLVLIGRMERLCGAPVHRNISRTLELHLEAIQVTQARRKDEIGNAANPQSHGVPRYNNEKDVLALAAALRALAGATRRARTALWCALQGTLPKSPPARPQNQQLLLQGTLQELCPSSTSTQEKSSMEHKSRGSEKAEEATKILE; from the exons ATGGACACTCAGTTTTTCTCCCCGTTACTGGGAGCAGTCCCCAGTCCCCCCACGCCTCCAGAACCCTCCCGGCTGTGCAACGACTGGCCCGGATGTGCCGAGGATTTTGCATCCCAAACTGCCTTCCAGGAGTGCCCAAAGAAAAG ggCACCAATAAATCTTAATTACTCTGGCAATGGGCCTGATATGTTTGGGTTGGTGTCAAGCATTTTAGAGGAGCCAAACAAACCAGAACCAGCTACGGATTG GAATTCTCTATCCAGATTGTTTCCCCCTCTGTGGGCACCTGATCTGGGCAGCAATGGGGAGttcccagggctcccagctcagcactgtgTCCAAAACAAGGATTTCCCCAGCTTGCTGGGCACCAGCTGCCATCAGGAACCCCTGCAGGAGCCTCCTGACGTGGAGATGCTGCACAGAGGTCTGGGAGACCTTCAGCTCCTCGAGTCTTGGCTCTCTCCCCATGCTCATCCCAGCACCGCCCCAACAAACGCTTACCCTGAGAATTCCTCTTGGCAGAACAGCACCACAGCTCCCCAGGAAGGGTTTTCCTTCCCAAGTGGGAGCTGGAACCAGCATCTGTGCACTTACGACCATGGGAGGTTAAATGGAGGCTATGAAAAATGTGGCTCCAGTTTTAgccctttttctcctcagaacAGGATGAAGGAAAGCCCCAGTGTGCAGAAGGAGCTTTGGAAAAGCGAAAGAGCAAGaggaaaagctctgaaaaattATGCTCAAGGACAAATTAAGTATTCCCCTGATCTTTCCAATCAGCCTGGTGATAACTCTTGGGATAAAGTATCCCAGGACAGCCAGCTGTTCTCTAAAAGATGTGAAAACTTCACAGCTGCTCACAAACTGCAGTCACCTGTCCATCCATCACTTCATTTCTTCAATCAACCcactaaggaaaataatttttctggagGAACAGGCAGAAAACCCCAGGAAAGCCATGTGCAAAATGGCCATCGTGGCTTTACTTTGGGAGATgcttttaataataataataatgagtGTAAAGTGAATATGGGCCCTAAGGAAACTTCTCATGTAGCTGGATATGATTTACCTGTGAAAAATGCTGTGCAAAACGGGAGTTATTCCTCGTACCAGGGGTGTGCGTGGCTGGATGGGAAAAACCTGGCAGCTGCATCTGAAATTCCATGTGGAAAACAAATGGCCACGAGCCCCCAGTCCTCATCAGGGGTTTCCACCATGTCGGGGGGCTCTCCCACCCACCAGCCCTCCTACtacccccagctccttcccgCCCTCCCTCCCAGGAAAGATGGGAGGTTACAAACATCCAATGAAGTTCCCAGTCATTTGGGGGTTCCTTATTTCGTCTCAGAGATCCAGAAGCAGGTGAGATCTGTTGGAAGATCACAGGAGGATGCCGGGATGAGCAAAGAGGGGCGGCGCCGCAAATTCCCCGTTCGTTTTTCGCCCGACTGGTTCGtgcagcagaaagctgcaggtGGAGACCCCGCTGAGAAATACCACAGGTTCCCAAAAAGGCAGAGCCAGGAAAGTGGCAATAAAGATGATAGAAGAGGTAGAACGAATTGGATCCCTCATTTGGGATCTGCAGCTCCAAACCGCCAGCCCTTCGACGCGTTTCCAAAAAAGCACGAGCAGAATGGTGGCAGCTTGTCAGATTTCATCAAtccttctctgcttccttctttCCCATTCATGTCTGATTTTAAGCAAAATCCCAGCTTCCCTCCATTTAATCACCAGCTGCTCTcatcaggaaataattttaatttccctccGCCACCGTTTCCGTTCTCGGACCTTGTTGATCTTTTTCACTGCGACGACTTTAACCCCTTGAGTCCCTTCATCAGTGATATCTTCTCTGGGGAAATCCCTGCCCCCTGCTTTGCCTTTCCAACCCCATTTAACAAGTACAGAGCTCCCAGGAGCCGCAGTGGCCCCGCTAACGAGCTCCACATTCGACTGGAGGAGTGCTACGAGCAGTGGAGAGctctggagaaggagaggaagaag ACTGAGGCTGACCTTGCAAGAcacttcccagggcagcacatctccagctccagcacctgcccCATGTCCCGACTCCCCGCGAACCCATCCCGCGTGGATCGCCTGATCGTCGACCAGTCCCGGGAACGAGCCAGG GTGCTGGTGCTGATAGGAAGAATGGAGAGGCTTTGTGGTGCTCCTGTGCACAGGAACATCTCCAGGACCTTGGAGCTCCACCTGGAAGCCATTCAGGTGACCCAGGCACGCCGGAAGGATGAGATTGGGAATGCTGCAAACCCCCAGAGTCATGGGGTGCCACGCTATAACAACGAGAAAG atgtgctggccctggcagctgccctgCGAGCCCTGGCTGGTGCCACGCGCAGGGCCCGCACCGCGCTCTGGTGCGCGCTTCAGGGGACTCTGCCAAAATCCCCTCCAGCCAGACCCCAAAATCAACAGCTTCTCCTTCAAGGGACACTGCAAGAGCTTTGCCCTTCAAGCACAAGCAcccaggagaaaagcagcatggagcacaaaagcagaggaagTGAAAAAGCTGAGGAAGCGACGAAGATTTTGGAATAA